In Aedes albopictus strain Foshan chromosome 3, AalbF5, whole genome shotgun sequence, the following are encoded in one genomic region:
- the LOC109431047 gene encoding arginyl-tRNA--protein transferase 1 isoform X1: MFTIVDFYGKQSNYSCGYCKQPTSCQSHGMWAHTMTCQDYQDLIDRGWRRSGCYCYKPEMNTTCCPSYTIKCDAMNFRLNKSHKKIIKRVNKFLKDGIKGKDEDTAKGSDGGSHGTADDGGCGGDLEMGDVARNPRKELDLNEVRVLKAKEDEGSEPPQDVVDGLCLAKDPTVGSSSNLSTRSSTGGGSGQPPKKAKLLRIERKREKLIQKGLNAEEIEQKMKEAKGKNVEKSLEDFLDEEPKDGEQAAHRLKLVTVCTKASEFKRTLEASFAVYKKYQAQVHNDPPKMIDEYLDFLVKSPLQFTTGSNSPNCGFGSFHQQYWLDDRLIAVAVIDVLPSCVSSVYFFYDPEYRFLSLGTYASLRELAFTRKLHQHTPSIANYYMGFYIHSCPKMRYKSNLYPSYLLCPEVYSWHPLDARVRQKLDQSKYCRLNEDPKAVDANAIQPEDIEEVLILHGSSYRRYSLYMNVCLCFQKMVGLKHPDENTRTYAKLVGKVCSARMLLYEG, translated from the exons ATGTTCACAATAGTGGATTTTTACGGGAAGCAATCGAACTACAGCTGTGGTTACTGTAAGCAACCCACGTCCTGCCAGTCCCACG GAATGTGGGCCCACACCATGACTTGCCAGGACTACCAGGATCTGATTGACCGCGGTTGGCGTCGGTCCGGATGCTACTGCTACAAGCCGGAAATGAACACAACCTGCTGCCCGTCGTACACGATCAAGTGCGACGCGATGAACTTCCGGTTGAACAAATCGCACAAGAAGATCATCAAGCGGGTCAATAAGTTCCTCAAAGATGGCATCAAGGGGAAGGATGAAGACACGGCGAAGGGGTCGGACGGAGGAAGTCACGGTACTGCCGACGACGGTGGCTGTGGCGGAGATTTGGAAATGGGAGACGTGGCTCGTAATCCAAGAAAGGAACTAGATCTGAACGAAGTAAGAGTGCTGAAAGCGAAAGAAGACGAAGGAAGCGAGCCTCCACAGGATGTGGTTGATGGATTGTGTTTGGCAAAGGACCCCACCGTTGGAAGCAGTTCCAATTTGTCCACCAGATCATCGACGGGTGGCGGAAGCGGACAGCCACCGAAGAAGGCGAAGCTGCTGCGGATCGAACGGAAGCGCGAGAAACTGATACAAAAGGGACTGAATGCGGAGGAGATTGAACAAAAGATGAAGGAGGCCAAGGGAAAGAACGTCGAGAAaagtctggaggatttcctcgacGAAGAACCGAAGGACGGTGAACAGGCAGCTCATCGGTTAAAG CTCGTAACCGTCTGTACCAAAGCCAGTGAATTCAAACGAACTCTCGAAGCCTCTTTTGCCGTGTACAAGAAGTACCAAGCCCAGGTGCACAACGATCCACCCAAAATGATTGACGAATATCTGGACTTTCTGGTCAAGTCCCCGCTCCAG TTTACTACGGGTTCAAACTCGCCCAACTGTGGCTTCGGATCGTTTCACCAGCAGTATTGGTTGGATGACCGCCTGATCGCCGTAGCAGTGATCGACGTTCTACCGAGTTGCGTCAGTTCGGTCTACTTTTTCTACGACCCCGAGTACAGATTTCTGTCCCTGGGTACATATGCATCCCTAAG AGAACTTGCCTTCACGCGTAAACTGCACCAGCACACGCCCAGTATTGCCAACTACTATATGGGATTCTACATTCACTCGTGCCCCAAAATGCGCTACAAGAGCAATCTGTATCCGTCGTATCTGCTGTGTCCGGAGGTGTACAGCTGGCATCCTTTGGATGCCCGAGTGAGGCAAAAGTTAGACCAAAGCAAGTACTGTCGACTAAACGAGGATCCCAAAGCCGTCGACGCGAATGCGATACAACCGGAAGACATCGAGGAAGTGCTCATTCTGCATGGCAGTTCCTATCGACGGTATT
- the LOC109431047 gene encoding arginyl-tRNA--protein transferase 1 isoform X3 translates to MFTIVDFYGKQSNYSCGYCKQPTSCQSHGMWAHTMTCQDYQDLIDRGWRRSGCYCYKPEMNTTCCPSYTIKCDAMNFRLNKSHKKIIKRVNKFLKDGIKGKDEDTAKGSDGGSHGTADDGGCGGDLEMGDVARNPRKELDLNEVRVLKAKEDEGSEPPQDVVDGLCLAKDPTVGSSSNLSTRSSTGGGSGQPPKKAKLLRIERKREKLIQKGLNAEEIEQKMKEAKGKNVEKSLEDFLDEEPKDGEQAAHRLKLVTVCTKASEFKRTLEASFAVYKKYQAQVHNDPPKMIDEYLDFLVKSPLQFTTGSNSPNCGFGSFHQQYWLDDRLIAVAVIDVLPSCVSSVYFFYDPEYRFLSLGTYASLRELAFTRKLHQHTPSIANYYMGFYIHSCPKMRYKSNLYPSYLLCPEVYSWHPLDARVRQKLDQSKYCRLNEDPKAVDANAIQPEDIEEVLILHGSSYRRYSLYMKMVGLKHPDENTRTYAKLVGKVCSARMLLYEG, encoded by the exons ATGTTCACAATAGTGGATTTTTACGGGAAGCAATCGAACTACAGCTGTGGTTACTGTAAGCAACCCACGTCCTGCCAGTCCCACG GAATGTGGGCCCACACCATGACTTGCCAGGACTACCAGGATCTGATTGACCGCGGTTGGCGTCGGTCCGGATGCTACTGCTACAAGCCGGAAATGAACACAACCTGCTGCCCGTCGTACACGATCAAGTGCGACGCGATGAACTTCCGGTTGAACAAATCGCACAAGAAGATCATCAAGCGGGTCAATAAGTTCCTCAAAGATGGCATCAAGGGGAAGGATGAAGACACGGCGAAGGGGTCGGACGGAGGAAGTCACGGTACTGCCGACGACGGTGGCTGTGGCGGAGATTTGGAAATGGGAGACGTGGCTCGTAATCCAAGAAAGGAACTAGATCTGAACGAAGTAAGAGTGCTGAAAGCGAAAGAAGACGAAGGAAGCGAGCCTCCACAGGATGTGGTTGATGGATTGTGTTTGGCAAAGGACCCCACCGTTGGAAGCAGTTCCAATTTGTCCACCAGATCATCGACGGGTGGCGGAAGCGGACAGCCACCGAAGAAGGCGAAGCTGCTGCGGATCGAACGGAAGCGCGAGAAACTGATACAAAAGGGACTGAATGCGGAGGAGATTGAACAAAAGATGAAGGAGGCCAAGGGAAAGAACGTCGAGAAaagtctggaggatttcctcgacGAAGAACCGAAGGACGGTGAACAGGCAGCTCATCGGTTAAAG CTCGTAACCGTCTGTACCAAAGCCAGTGAATTCAAACGAACTCTCGAAGCCTCTTTTGCCGTGTACAAGAAGTACCAAGCCCAGGTGCACAACGATCCACCCAAAATGATTGACGAATATCTGGACTTTCTGGTCAAGTCCCCGCTCCAG TTTACTACGGGTTCAAACTCGCCCAACTGTGGCTTCGGATCGTTTCACCAGCAGTATTGGTTGGATGACCGCCTGATCGCCGTAGCAGTGATCGACGTTCTACCGAGTTGCGTCAGTTCGGTCTACTTTTTCTACGACCCCGAGTACAGATTTCTGTCCCTGGGTACATATGCATCCCTAAG AGAACTTGCCTTCACGCGTAAACTGCACCAGCACACGCCCAGTATTGCCAACTACTATATGGGATTCTACATTCACTCGTGCCCCAAAATGCGCTACAAGAGCAATCTGTATCCGTCGTATCTGCTGTGTCCGGAGGTGTACAGCTGGCATCCTTTGGATGCCCGAGTGAGGCAAAAGTTAGACCAAAGCAAGTACTGTCGACTAAACGAGGATCCCAAAGCCGTCGACGCGAATGCGATACAACCGGAAGACATCGAGGAAGTGCTCATTCTGCATGGCAGTTCCTATCGACGGTATT
- the LOC109431047 gene encoding arginyl-tRNA--protein transferase 1 isoform X4 → MFTIVDFYGKQSNYSCGYCKQPTSCQSHGMWAHTMTCQDYQDLIDRGWRRSGCYCYKPEMNTTCCPSYTIKCDAMNFRLNKSHKKIIKRVNKFLKDGIKGKDEDTAKGSDGGSHGTADDGGCGGDLEMGDVARNPRKELDLNEVRVLKAKEDEGSEPPQDVVDGLCLAKDPTVGSSSNLSTRSSTGGGSGQPPKKAKLLRIERKREKLIQKGLNAEEIEQKMKEAKGKNVEKSLEDFLDEEPKDGEQAAHRLKVKLVPSHEGATDLVYALYCSYQMKIHNDPASKLKMDRYKRFLVKSPLKFTTGSNSPNCGFGSFHQQYWLDDRLIAVAVIDVLPSCVSSVYFFYDPEYRFLSLGTYASLRELAFTRKLHQHTPSIANYYMGFYIHSCPKMRYKSNLYPSYLLCPEVYSWHPLDARVRQKLDQSKYCRLNEDPKAVDANAIQPEDIEEVLILHGSSYRRYSLYMKMVGLKHPDENTRTYAKLVGKVCSARMLLYEG, encoded by the exons ATGTTCACAATAGTGGATTTTTACGGGAAGCAATCGAACTACAGCTGTGGTTACTGTAAGCAACCCACGTCCTGCCAGTCCCACG GAATGTGGGCCCACACCATGACTTGCCAGGACTACCAGGATCTGATTGACCGCGGTTGGCGTCGGTCCGGATGCTACTGCTACAAGCCGGAAATGAACACAACCTGCTGCCCGTCGTACACGATCAAGTGCGACGCGATGAACTTCCGGTTGAACAAATCGCACAAGAAGATCATCAAGCGGGTCAATAAGTTCCTCAAAGATGGCATCAAGGGGAAGGATGAAGACACGGCGAAGGGGTCGGACGGAGGAAGTCACGGTACTGCCGACGACGGTGGCTGTGGCGGAGATTTGGAAATGGGAGACGTGGCTCGTAATCCAAGAAAGGAACTAGATCTGAACGAAGTAAGAGTGCTGAAAGCGAAAGAAGACGAAGGAAGCGAGCCTCCACAGGATGTGGTTGATGGATTGTGTTTGGCAAAGGACCCCACCGTTGGAAGCAGTTCCAATTTGTCCACCAGATCATCGACGGGTGGCGGAAGCGGACAGCCACCGAAGAAGGCGAAGCTGCTGCGGATCGAACGGAAGCGCGAGAAACTGATACAAAAGGGACTGAATGCGGAGGAGATTGAACAAAAGATGAAGGAGGCCAAGGGAAAGAACGTCGAGAAaagtctggaggatttcctcgacGAAGAACCGAAGGACGGTGAACAGGCAGCTCATCGGTTAAAG GTAAAACTAGTACCATCTCACGAAGGAGCAACTGATTTGGTGTACGCTCTCTACTGTTCCTATCAGATGAAGATCCACAATGATCCTGCCTCGAAACTGAAAATGGATCGTTATAAACGATTCCTAGTGAAATCTCCACTGAAG TTTACTACGGGTTCAAACTCGCCCAACTGTGGCTTCGGATCGTTTCACCAGCAGTATTGGTTGGATGACCGCCTGATCGCCGTAGCAGTGATCGACGTTCTACCGAGTTGCGTCAGTTCGGTCTACTTTTTCTACGACCCCGAGTACAGATTTCTGTCCCTGGGTACATATGCATCCCTAAG AGAACTTGCCTTCACGCGTAAACTGCACCAGCACACGCCCAGTATTGCCAACTACTATATGGGATTCTACATTCACTCGTGCCCCAAAATGCGCTACAAGAGCAATCTGTATCCGTCGTATCTGCTGTGTCCGGAGGTGTACAGCTGGCATCCTTTGGATGCCCGAGTGAGGCAAAAGTTAGACCAAAGCAAGTACTGTCGACTAAACGAGGATCCCAAAGCCGTCGACGCGAATGCGATACAACCGGAAGACATCGAGGAAGTGCTCATTCTGCATGGCAGTTCCTATCGACGGTATT
- the LOC109431047 gene encoding arginyl-tRNA--protein transferase 1 isoform X2: MFTIVDFYGKQSNYSCGYCKQPTSCQSHGMWAHTMTCQDYQDLIDRGWRRSGCYCYKPEMNTTCCPSYTIKCDAMNFRLNKSHKKIIKRVNKFLKDGIKGKDEDTAKGSDGGSHGTADDGGCGGDLEMGDVARNPRKELDLNEVRVLKAKEDEGSEPPQDVVDGLCLAKDPTVGSSSNLSTRSSTGGGSGQPPKKAKLLRIERKREKLIQKGLNAEEIEQKMKEAKGKNVEKSLEDFLDEEPKDGEQAAHRLKVKLVPSHEGATDLVYALYCSYQMKIHNDPASKLKMDRYKRFLVKSPLKFTTGSNSPNCGFGSFHQQYWLDDRLIAVAVIDVLPSCVSSVYFFYDPEYRFLSLGTYASLRELAFTRKLHQHTPSIANYYMGFYIHSCPKMRYKSNLYPSYLLCPEVYSWHPLDARVRQKLDQSKYCRLNEDPKAVDANAIQPEDIEEVLILHGSSYRRYSLYMNVCLCFQKMVGLKHPDENTRTYAKLVGKVCSARMLLYEG, encoded by the exons ATGTTCACAATAGTGGATTTTTACGGGAAGCAATCGAACTACAGCTGTGGTTACTGTAAGCAACCCACGTCCTGCCAGTCCCACG GAATGTGGGCCCACACCATGACTTGCCAGGACTACCAGGATCTGATTGACCGCGGTTGGCGTCGGTCCGGATGCTACTGCTACAAGCCGGAAATGAACACAACCTGCTGCCCGTCGTACACGATCAAGTGCGACGCGATGAACTTCCGGTTGAACAAATCGCACAAGAAGATCATCAAGCGGGTCAATAAGTTCCTCAAAGATGGCATCAAGGGGAAGGATGAAGACACGGCGAAGGGGTCGGACGGAGGAAGTCACGGTACTGCCGACGACGGTGGCTGTGGCGGAGATTTGGAAATGGGAGACGTGGCTCGTAATCCAAGAAAGGAACTAGATCTGAACGAAGTAAGAGTGCTGAAAGCGAAAGAAGACGAAGGAAGCGAGCCTCCACAGGATGTGGTTGATGGATTGTGTTTGGCAAAGGACCCCACCGTTGGAAGCAGTTCCAATTTGTCCACCAGATCATCGACGGGTGGCGGAAGCGGACAGCCACCGAAGAAGGCGAAGCTGCTGCGGATCGAACGGAAGCGCGAGAAACTGATACAAAAGGGACTGAATGCGGAGGAGATTGAACAAAAGATGAAGGAGGCCAAGGGAAAGAACGTCGAGAAaagtctggaggatttcctcgacGAAGAACCGAAGGACGGTGAACAGGCAGCTCATCGGTTAAAG GTAAAACTAGTACCATCTCACGAAGGAGCAACTGATTTGGTGTACGCTCTCTACTGTTCCTATCAGATGAAGATCCACAATGATCCTGCCTCGAAACTGAAAATGGATCGTTATAAACGATTCCTAGTGAAATCTCCACTGAAG TTTACTACGGGTTCAAACTCGCCCAACTGTGGCTTCGGATCGTTTCACCAGCAGTATTGGTTGGATGACCGCCTGATCGCCGTAGCAGTGATCGACGTTCTACCGAGTTGCGTCAGTTCGGTCTACTTTTTCTACGACCCCGAGTACAGATTTCTGTCCCTGGGTACATATGCATCCCTAAG AGAACTTGCCTTCACGCGTAAACTGCACCAGCACACGCCCAGTATTGCCAACTACTATATGGGATTCTACATTCACTCGTGCCCCAAAATGCGCTACAAGAGCAATCTGTATCCGTCGTATCTGCTGTGTCCGGAGGTGTACAGCTGGCATCCTTTGGATGCCCGAGTGAGGCAAAAGTTAGACCAAAGCAAGTACTGTCGACTAAACGAGGATCCCAAAGCCGTCGACGCGAATGCGATACAACCGGAAGACATCGAGGAAGTGCTCATTCTGCATGGCAGTTCCTATCGACGGTATT